The following are encoded together in the Bradyrhizobium genosp. L genome:
- a CDS encoding beta-1-3, beta-1-6-glucan biosynthesis protein codes for MRRRLLELKNTGLRHLGVAGLALLIGAGGAFAQSGSPNPPDQAKQQPGNAADANANAVKEANQRKVEEFVEAQQAINGPAGNPECVWLGRRVVRLMWNDDLDTAFRHLDLYDRFGCPGGHVQAAFRCLTRFGAQIDDKVRGSLDGRIHACWINPGAQPQAAAAAAAPTPAPSTAGNAAATPAAAPSPAPSPSASPSPSK; via the coding sequence ATGCGTCGACGGCTGCTTGAGTTGAAGAACACCGGTTTGCGTCACCTTGGCGTAGCAGGCCTTGCGCTGCTGATCGGCGCCGGCGGCGCTTTCGCGCAGAGCGGCTCGCCGAATCCGCCTGACCAGGCCAAGCAACAGCCCGGCAACGCGGCCGATGCCAACGCCAATGCCGTGAAGGAAGCCAACCAGCGCAAGGTCGAGGAATTCGTCGAGGCCCAGCAGGCCATCAACGGCCCGGCCGGCAATCCGGAATGCGTCTGGCTCGGCCGCCGAGTCGTCCGCCTGATGTGGAACGACGACCTCGACACCGCGTTCCGCCATCTCGACCTCTACGATCGCTTCGGCTGCCCCGGCGGCCATGTCCAGGCCGCGTTCCGCTGCCTGACCCGGTTCGGCGCCCAGATCGACGACAAGGTGCGCGGCAGCCTCGACGGCCGCATCCACGCCTGCTGGATCAATCCGGGCGCGCAGCCGCAGGCCGCGGCAGCTGCCGCAGCGCCCACCCCGGCACCGTCGACCGCCGGCAATGCCGCCGCTACGCCGGCCGCAGCGCCCTCGCCTGCACCGTCGCCGTCGGCCTCGCCGAGCCCTTCGAAATAG
- a CDS encoding beta-(1-6) glucans synthase, which yields MEPISLRTPLALLLISLSVIAAVWWWLATPITLARAPIDPAAKLQCVSYTPFRGTQTPLDPTTQIPVEQIQQDLADLAKVTDCVRTYSIENGLDQVPAVAAKVGLKVMQGIWLGSNRFKNLQQIAIAVRLSKEYPGVITSLIVGNEVLLRGEMTAADLAANIRAVKATANVPVTYADVWEFWLKNREIYDAVDFVTIHILPYWEDMPVKAKFAAAHVDEIRKRMAGAFPGKEILIGETGWPSEGRMREGALPSRTNQARVVSDILDLAKREGFRVNLIEAYDQPWKRRLEGTVGGYWGLFDSVHRQVKYPPGIAISNYPAWKLYMGCGMALSVATFLAAWLTLRRRPWTPRPSAWVAVAVSATTAGALLGIAVDKMAYESYGTDGWLHWGVLLAAAIAAPLLSAHALIAGRSLPTFLELLGPRDYRGKGVLMALLAIALAVTTVISAETALGFTFDPRYRDFPYASLTMAVVPFALLAMLNRRKEGARPLTEAVFAGLLTIAAGYMIYNEGTINWQSDWTVAMYLLLASTLWRARAAQNPG from the coding sequence ATGGAACCGATTTCGCTTCGTACGCCGCTGGCGCTTCTCCTCATCTCGCTCTCCGTGATCGCAGCCGTGTGGTGGTGGCTCGCCACGCCGATTACGCTTGCGCGCGCGCCGATCGATCCGGCCGCGAAGCTGCAATGCGTGTCCTACACGCCGTTCCGCGGCACCCAGACGCCGCTCGATCCGACCACCCAGATTCCGGTCGAGCAAATCCAGCAGGATCTCGCCGACCTCGCCAAGGTCACCGATTGCGTCCGCACCTATTCGATCGAGAACGGCCTCGACCAGGTGCCGGCCGTTGCCGCCAAGGTCGGCTTGAAGGTGATGCAGGGCATCTGGCTCGGCAGCAACCGGTTCAAGAATTTGCAGCAGATCGCGATCGCAGTGCGGCTGTCCAAGGAATATCCCGGTGTCATCACGTCGCTGATCGTCGGCAATGAGGTGCTGCTGCGCGGCGAGATGACGGCGGCCGATCTCGCCGCCAACATCCGCGCGGTGAAGGCCACCGCCAATGTCCCGGTCACCTATGCCGATGTCTGGGAATTCTGGCTGAAGAATCGCGAGATCTATGACGCGGTCGACTTCGTCACCATTCACATCCTGCCCTATTGGGAGGACATGCCGGTCAAGGCCAAGTTCGCCGCCGCCCATGTCGACGAGATCCGCAAGCGGATGGCGGGCGCATTCCCCGGCAAGGAGATCCTGATCGGCGAGACCGGCTGGCCGAGCGAGGGGAGGATGCGGGAGGGCGCGCTGCCGTCGCGGACCAACCAGGCCAGGGTGGTGTCCGATATCCTCGACCTCGCCAAGCGCGAGGGATTTCGCGTCAACCTGATCGAGGCCTATGACCAGCCGTGGAAGCGCCGGCTGGAGGGCACCGTCGGCGGCTATTGGGGCCTGTTCGATTCGGTGCACCGGCAGGTGAAGTATCCGCCGGGCATAGCGATCAGCAATTATCCGGCCTGGAAGCTCTATATGGGGTGCGGCATGGCGCTCAGCGTCGCGACCTTCCTCGCGGCCTGGCTGACGCTGCGGCGCCGGCCCTGGACGCCGCGCCCGTCGGCCTGGGTCGCAGTCGCCGTCTCCGCGACGACGGCGGGGGCGCTGCTCGGGATCGCCGTCGACAAGATGGCCTATGAGAGCTACGGCACCGACGGCTGGCTGCATTGGGGCGTGCTGCTGGCCGCCGCGATCGCGGCACCCTTGCTGTCGGCGCATGCGCTGATTGCCGGGCGCTCGCTGCCGACCTTCCTCGAGCTGCTCGGTCCGCGCGACTATCGCGGCAAGGGCGTGCTGATGGCGTTGCTCGCGATCGCGCTCGCCGTGACCACCGTGATTTCAGCCGAGACCGCGCTCGGCTTCACCTTCGATCCGCGCTACCGCGATTTCCCCTATGCCTCGCTGACCATGGCGGTGGTGCCGTTCGCGCTGCTGGCCATGCTCAACCGGCGGAAGGAGGGCGCCCGCCCGCTCACCGAGGCCGTGTTCGCCGGCCTGCTCACGATTGCGGCCGGCTACATGATCTACAACGAGGGCACCATCAACTGGCAGTCGGACTGGACCGTTGCGATGTATCTGCTGCTTGCCTCTACGCTGTGGCGGGCGCGGGCCGCGCAAAACCCAGGATGA